The Chryseobacterium geocarposphaerae genome window below encodes:
- a CDS encoding glycoside hydrolase family 130 protein produces the protein MIEIKKEGIILRKTALSFENESVLNPAVIQENGKIHLFYRAVAKGNFSSIGYCVLSDPLTVESRSASPIIIAEFEYEKHGIEDPRIVKIDDLFYLTYTSYDGINALGTLATSKDLKSWKKERIIVPRIPYEKFKCLVESEGLIPEKYKRYNEFQISHIDSDPIFLWDKNLIFFPKKINGKFYFLHRIRPDIQIVSVENIEDLNFEFWEDYFSHFKNHIFLCPKYDHESSYIGGGCPPIETEYGWLMIYHGVHDTVDGYVYNACVALLDLENPEKEISRLPYPLFEPEKEWEIKGEVNNVCFPTGAIVEKDTLYIYYGAADERVAVASLSISKLLKELMKHAL, from the coding sequence ATGATAGAAATAAAAAAAGAAGGAATCATCCTCAGAAAAACCGCCCTAAGCTTTGAGAACGAAAGTGTTTTAAACCCGGCTGTTATTCAGGAAAACGGGAAAATACATTTATTTTACCGGGCTGTTGCCAAAGGTAATTTTTCAAGCATCGGATATTGTGTACTATCTGACCCTCTTACTGTAGAAAGCAGATCTGCCTCCCCTATTATTATTGCTGAATTTGAATATGAAAAGCATGGTATCGAAGACCCCAGAATCGTAAAAATAGATGATTTGTTTTATCTTACCTATACAAGTTACGACGGCATTAATGCATTAGGAACATTGGCGACTTCAAAAGATTTGAAATCTTGGAAAAAAGAAAGGATTATTGTTCCTAGAATCCCCTATGAGAAGTTTAAATGTTTAGTAGAATCTGAAGGTTTAATCCCTGAAAAATACAAAAGATATAACGAATTCCAAATCAGCCATATAGATAGTGATCCTATCTTTTTATGGGACAAAAATCTGATTTTTTTTCCAAAAAAAATAAATGGCAAATTTTATTTTCTCCACAGAATACGACCTGATATTCAAATTGTAAGTGTAGAAAACATTGAAGATTTAAACTTTGAGTTCTGGGAAGATTATTTTTCTCACTTTAAGAATCACATCTTTTTATGTCCCAAATATGATCACGAATCTAGCTATATTGGAGGTGGGTGCCCACCCATAGAAACGGAATACGGATGGCTGATGATCTATCATGGAGTTCACGATACCGTCGACGGATATGTTTATAATGCTTGTGTAGCTTTACTGGATCTTGAGAATCCGGAAAAAGAAATTTCCAGACTTCCGTATCCTCTTTTTGAGCCGGAGAAAGAATGGGAAATTAAGGGCGAAGTTAATAATGTCTGCTTTCCTACAGGAGCTATTGTAGAAAAAGATACACTTTATATCTATTATGGAGCCGCAGACGAAAGAGTTGCCGTTGCCTCTTTAAGTATTTCAAAGCTATTGAAAGAATTGATGAAGCATGCATTATAA
- a CDS encoding glycosyltransferase, with product MNKNINSDVEDKARRLSLKKEKHIVYNKSEIIFISTFPPKVCGIATYTQDLIKSLHSKFGESFETIICPMETEGENYEYEEHPEYKLNISDAVSFLELAEKINRNDNIQLVMLQHEFGFFNETKNGLSLFLQSLKKEIIITFHTVLPNPDIELKTKVRDLADFSKSIVVMTDLSAEILSKDYNISSGKITVIPHGTHLLPFTDKNALKEKYGLKNKKVLSTFGLLGSGKNIETTLKALPHIVAQNPNVIFLILGKTHPAIVRSEGEKYRDLLENLTCKLHLENHIRFINEYLPLPELLEYLQLTDIYLFTSKDRNQAVSGTFSYAISCGCAIVSTPIPHALEVLKEETGIIIDFEAPKQLAFAVNTLLKNENNREKLRTKSLQKMAPTAWENSSILHALLFQKFRNSSAKLKYVLPKFNLDHIQNITTDFGMIQFAKISEPDIDSGYTLDDNARAMIALCKHYKVNKNKSDLQLISIYLNFIKFCQQKDGSFLNYVDKEKQFTRQNYETNLEDSNGRAVWALGYLISLKEILPQEFYKVAEAMLQKNLAIAEKIYSTRAMAFIIKGLYYQNSEKNIPLLEELANRLVKMYQHEAKGNWLWFEGYLTYGNSVLPEALLFAWVATKNEMYKQIAEKSFAFLLSKIIVNDTIKVISNQGWLQKESKENNTSNGGEQPIDVAYTILALSSFYKILDNEKYLQLMQNSFNWFLGKNQLNQIIYNPVTGGCYDGLEENNVNINQGAESTVSYLMARLSMDFSKSKTYDNI from the coding sequence ATGAATAAAAATATTAATTCAGACGTGGAGGACAAAGCCAGAAGACTATCTTTAAAAAAAGAAAAACACATCGTGTATAATAAATCTGAGATTATCTTTATCAGTACTTTTCCTCCAAAGGTATGCGGAATTGCCACTTATACACAAGACCTTATAAAATCGCTTCACTCGAAATTTGGAGAATCATTCGAAACAATTATTTGCCCTATGGAAACGGAAGGGGAAAATTATGAGTATGAAGAACATCCTGAATACAAATTAAATATCTCAGACGCTGTCTCCTTTCTGGAATTGGCTGAAAAGATTAATAGAAATGACAATATTCAACTTGTAATGCTTCAGCACGAGTTTGGCTTTTTTAATGAAACCAAGAACGGATTATCTCTTTTCCTACAAAGCTTAAAGAAAGAAATTATTATCACCTTTCATACTGTACTCCCCAATCCAGATATAGAATTAAAAACAAAAGTGAGAGACCTTGCAGATTTTTCCAAGTCAATTGTCGTAATGACAGACCTCTCGGCGGAGATTCTTTCAAAAGATTATAATATTTCTTCTGGCAAAATCACCGTCATTCCGCACGGAACACATTTGTTACCTTTTACAGATAAAAATGCATTGAAAGAAAAGTACGGACTTAAAAACAAAAAGGTCTTGTCTACATTTGGGCTATTGGGTTCAGGTAAAAATATTGAAACCACCCTAAAAGCTTTACCTCATATTGTTGCTCAAAATCCTAATGTCATTTTTCTAATTCTTGGCAAGACCCATCCTGCTATCGTGAGAAGCGAAGGCGAAAAGTATCGTGATCTTTTAGAAAACCTTACCTGTAAACTTCATCTGGAAAATCACATCCGTTTTATTAATGAATATTTGCCATTGCCTGAATTATTAGAGTATCTTCAACTTACCGACATTTATCTTTTCACTTCAAAAGACAGAAATCAGGCAGTAAGTGGTACTTTTTCCTATGCTATCAGTTGCGGCTGTGCTATTGTTTCTACTCCTATTCCACATGCTTTGGAAGTTTTAAAAGAAGAAACAGGAATTATCATTGATTTTGAAGCCCCAAAACAATTAGCTTTTGCTGTTAATACTTTACTGAAAAATGAAAACAATCGTGAAAAATTACGCACAAAATCTTTGCAAAAAATGGCTCCCACCGCTTGGGAAAATTCGTCTATTTTACACGCTTTATTATTCCAGAAATTCAGAAATAGCAGTGCAAAGCTCAAATACGTCTTGCCTAAATTCAATCTTGATCATATCCAAAATATAACTACCGATTTTGGGATGATACAGTTTGCTAAGATCAGTGAACCAGATATCGATTCTGGCTATACTCTGGATGATAATGCACGTGCAATGATCGCACTTTGTAAACATTATAAAGTCAATAAAAACAAATCTGATTTGCAATTAATTTCAATTTACTTAAATTTCATTAAATTTTGTCAGCAAAAAGATGGTAGTTTCCTAAATTATGTGGACAAAGAAAAACAATTCACCCGACAGAATTACGAAACCAACCTTGAAGATTCTAACGGAAGAGCAGTATGGGCTTTGGGTTATTTAATTTCATTAAAGGAAATTTTACCTCAGGAATTTTATAAAGTCGCAGAAGCTATGCTTCAAAAAAACTTGGCCATTGCTGAAAAAATATATTCCACCAGAGCCATGGCGTTTATAATAAAAGGATTGTATTACCAGAATTCTGAAAAAAATATCCCTTTATTAGAAGAATTAGCGAATCGTTTAGTGAAAATGTATCAACACGAAGCTAAAGGTAACTGGCTTTGGTTCGAAGGTTATCTTACTTATGGGAACAGCGTATTGCCGGAAGCTTTATTATTTGCTTGGGTTGCAACTAAAAATGAAATGTATAAGCAAATAGCGGAAAAATCTTTTGCGTTCCTCTTATCTAAAATAATTGTCAACGATACCATAAAAGTAATCTCCAACCAAGGTTGGTTGCAAAAAGAAAGTAAGGAAAACAACACATCCAATGGCGGAGAACAGCCTATAGATGTGGCTTATACTATCCTGGCATTATCTTCATTTTATAAGATTTTAGATAATGAAAAGTATTTACAGTTGATGCAAAATTCTTTTAATTGGTTTCTTGGAAAAAATCAGCTAAATCAAATTATTTACAATCCTGTAACCGGAGGTTGCTATGATGGGCTTGAGGAAAACAATGTGAATATTAACCAAGGAGCAGAATCTACAGTCAGCTACCTAATGGCAAGACTCAGCATGGATTTTTCAAAGAGTAAGACTTATGACAATATATAG
- a CDS encoding DUF1896 family protein — protein sequence MEKDISYYRERLQNLLNSGFPELVHDNVLIEQRSKQAKIVYDGAIKSGCSIQQCEFYADHILFEKFHFSKYETVLDIVTKNFANLMRYDELEHFSMKMLKLCIPLFDKYDLSDDFAYTYDYDKLCMEITTLIITWVSESEL from the coding sequence ATGGAAAAAGATATATCATATTACAGAGAACGATTACAAAATTTATTAAATAGTGGTTTTCCGGAATTAGTTCATGACAATGTACTAATAGAGCAGCGTTCAAAGCAGGCTAAGATTGTATATGATGGTGCCATAAAGTCGGGATGTTCTATTCAACAATGTGAATTCTACGCTGATCATATCCTTTTTGAGAAGTTTCATTTCTCAAAATACGAGACCGTGTTAGACATTGTCACTAAAAACTTTGCAAATCTCATGAGATATGATGAGCTAGAACATTTTAGTATGAAAATGTTAAAATTATGTATACCCTTATTTGATAAATATGACCTTAGTGATGATTTTGCATATACTTATGATTACGACAAACTGTGCATGGAGATAACCACTTTAATTATTACCTGGGTCAGTGAGTCAGAGCTTTGA
- a CDS encoding Crp/Fnr family transcriptional regulator translates to MVISENILLENGGEIIKYQSSDFLFKKNSFAEYYLQIKKGNVKISVTNFGKEFLCGLPYEGVCIAEAYMFINEKYPFNARAISDCEIIRLKKTKFHTLIKKHPSLLIDIYSHTAERAHYNNLMLPMLGILSPLEKIVILLDYIKNIYTFGDKKNFIIPYTRQQLASLIGLRLETVVRTIKKMERLKLLTILEGKIHY, encoded by the coding sequence ATGGTCATCTCAGAAAATATTCTTCTTGAAAACGGTGGTGAGATAATAAAGTACCAATCGAGTGATTTTCTTTTTAAGAAAAATTCATTTGCAGAATATTACCTACAGATAAAAAAAGGAAATGTTAAAATAAGTGTCACAAATTTTGGAAAAGAATTCCTTTGTGGATTACCTTATGAAGGTGTTTGTATTGCAGAAGCTTATATGTTTATCAATGAAAAATACCCATTTAACGCACGTGCCATTTCGGACTGTGAAATAATTAGATTGAAAAAAACTAAATTTCATACCCTGATAAAAAAGCACCCAAGCCTCCTGATAGATATTTATTCACATACTGCCGAACGAGCTCATTACAATAATTTAATGCTACCAATGTTGGGTATTTTAAGTCCGCTTGAAAAAATAGTTATTCTATTAGATTACATCAAAAATATATACACTTTTGGTGATAAAAAAAACTTTATCATACCATATACTAGACAACAACTTGCATCATTAATAGGACTTCGTTTAGAGACAGTAGTAAGAACTATAAAAAAGATGGAACGTCTTAAATTACTAACTATTCTCGAGGGTAAAATCCATTATTGA
- a CDS encoding very short patch repair endonuclease, with amino-acid sequence MSRISGKDTRPEVLVRKYLFSKGYRFRKNDKRFPGRPDIVLPKYKTIIFINGCFWHGHKDCKKSKLPETRKEFWENKINKNIQRDKSNIEELENQGWNVIVIWECKLKSKVFEETLICIMKKMNNHP; translated from the coding sequence ATGTCTAGAATTTCGGGAAAGGATACTAGGCCCGAGGTTTTAGTTCGTAAGTATTTGTTCTCAAAAGGTTATAGATTTAGGAAAAATGACAAAAGATTTCCAGGAAGGCCGGATATAGTTTTACCAAAATATAAAACAATTATTTTTATTAATGGATGTTTTTGGCATGGGCATAAAGATTGCAAAAAATCTAAATTACCTGAAACCAGAAAAGAATTTTGGGAAAATAAGATTAATAAAAATATTCAAAGAGATAAATCTAACATTGAAGAATTAGAAAATCAAGGATGGAATGTCATTGTAATATGGGAATGTAAATTAAAGAGTAAGGTATTTGAGGAAACATTAATTTGTATAATGAAAAAAATGAATAATCACCCTTAA
- a CDS encoding ATP-dependent nuclease, with product MSQNGYEGGLETKYNKNMYQLDQLINTVRRIKNSGGVQKYIDFIQFPFYRNLELNTKISFGFPLTVFIGQNGCGKSSCLHALYGAPRRKTPYEFWFDTSVDPVEYYDDQKKRHSFWYRFKGDDNSYKEVVKARIRRNNDPNYWETSRPLVWAGMTSRDDGERDTPIAKDVVYIDFRAELSAFDKFFHFGNTSRTSTRNKQEFIRKKSKQLQDIISGRKSFVYTKAGAINKPLRVLTLEELKWISFILGKEYISGEYIEHSFFRNFGYTVIFNTGHAKYSEAFAGSGEIAVVKLVLKILEAQSYSLILLDEPEVSLHPGAQERLKIFLLEQIKLKKHQIILTSHSPSLVEGLPKEAIKVFYQNPNTKRFLVKENLSPEEAFYHIEFPLTRKKEIIVEDILAQEILSVLLSEIGSETRNMFNIKFNPGGESVIKKEFISVFCRENNSSNYIFFDGDQKPNNSHYDWTNFAVSDLTVAFFKSKIREQTNEEIKFSVDSLGNAGNEQQQIELLKKYLEYYKRNVFYLPKNTPEEIIWDDEFSTMMAQSVLDNLKFIQYSQECNAANSFKEKFSVYTKYMIGNNTSEDILNTQKVFVRKWVNAKNQDYQILIDAINSIINNG from the coding sequence ATGAGTCAGAATGGCTACGAAGGTGGACTGGAAACTAAATATAATAAAAACATGTATCAGCTAGACCAGTTAATAAATACAGTAAGAAGAATAAAAAATTCTGGAGGTGTTCAAAAATATATAGATTTTATTCAGTTCCCATTTTATAGAAATCTTGAATTAAATACAAAGATCAGTTTTGGATTTCCACTAACTGTTTTTATTGGTCAAAATGGTTGTGGTAAGTCTTCCTGTTTACACGCTTTATACGGGGCACCACGAAGAAAAACTCCTTATGAATTTTGGTTTGATACAAGTGTAGACCCAGTAGAATATTATGATGATCAGAAAAAAAGACATTCTTTTTGGTATAGGTTTAAAGGAGATGATAATTCTTATAAAGAGGTAGTCAAAGCAAGGATAAGAAGAAATAACGACCCTAATTATTGGGAAACTAGCCGCCCATTAGTATGGGCAGGAATGACATCCAGAGATGATGGAGAAAGAGATACCCCAATTGCTAAAGATGTTGTTTATATTGATTTTAGAGCTGAGTTGAGTGCCTTTGATAAATTTTTTCATTTTGGAAACACTTCAAGGACCTCAACAAGAAATAAACAAGAGTTTATCCGGAAGAAATCTAAACAGCTTCAAGATATAATTTCTGGACGAAAATCATTTGTATATACCAAGGCAGGAGCTATTAACAAACCGTTAAGGGTATTAACTTTGGAAGAGCTTAAGTGGATATCCTTTATATTGGGGAAAGAATATATATCAGGAGAATATATTGAACATTCTTTTTTTAGAAATTTTGGTTATACCGTTATCTTTAACACGGGACATGCAAAATATTCGGAAGCTTTCGCTGGAAGCGGAGAAATTGCCGTAGTAAAGTTAGTTCTTAAAATTTTAGAAGCTCAAAGTTATTCTCTTATTTTACTTGATGAACCGGAAGTTTCATTGCATCCGGGAGCTCAAGAGAGATTAAAAATTTTCTTATTAGAGCAAATAAAACTTAAGAAACATCAAATAATTCTGACAAGTCATTCTCCATCATTAGTAGAGGGATTACCTAAAGAAGCTATTAAAGTATTTTATCAAAATCCTAATACTAAAAGATTTTTAGTAAAAGAAAACCTCTCTCCTGAGGAAGCATTTTATCATATAGAGTTTCCTTTAACAAGGAAAAAAGAAATTATAGTAGAGGATATTCTGGCTCAAGAAATACTTTCGGTTCTTCTATCAGAAATTGGGTCCGAAACTAGAAATATGTTTAATATTAAGTTTAATCCGGGAGGTGAAAGTGTTATTAAAAAAGAGTTTATATCTGTGTTCTGTAGAGAAAATAATAGTTCTAATTATATTTTTTTTGATGGTGATCAGAAACCCAATAATAGTCATTACGATTGGACTAATTTTGCCGTTTCTGATTTAACAGTTGCTTTTTTTAAATCTAAAATACGAGAACAGACAAATGAAGAGATAAAATTCTCTGTAGATAGCTTAGGAAATGCAGGTAATGAGCAGCAACAAATAGAATTACTTAAAAAGTATTTAGAATATTACAAGAGGAACGTTTTCTATCTACCAAAAAATACTCCTGAAGAAATAATCTGGGATGATGAATTTTCAACTATGATGGCTCAATCAGTATTGGATAATCTAAAATTTATTCAATATTCACAAGAATGTAATGCTGCTAATAGTTTTAAAGAGAAATTTTCTGTATATACAAAATATATGATTGGAAATAATACCTCTGAAGATATTTTGAACACTCAAAAAGTATTTGTTAGGAAGTGGGTAAATGCTAAAAACCAGGATTATCAGATTCTAATTGATGCTATTAATTCCATAATTAATAATGGCTGA
- a CDS encoding response regulator receiver domain, whose product MSTSFTTKSKEIVDAFIRNILFVDDQIYGEGDKNHELETEKLIKAFSKAKKLCSFNNPSSEEDFDNVIEMAKKTDISVLDWKINIESSKTHTLDEEEDIDTIDSRGTFTLKLIEKLLEERKNDLKLVFIYTAETDLQKIVVVLLTNLKKYGVEQISENILGNSNFRVVVGGKPSLKSSFAHTPELKKWIIDYENMPDTLLSHFTKMTTGLVSNFALMSLSTLRNNTGKLLGLFSNEMDSAYLGHKSIIPKQEDAEELLIELFGDCIVDLLFYENISKSLRNQINGWINAIIIDEVHEVNSKNFQRNKKLLRNLLFSSVEDVESRFYNTITDLGLSQKDKRQLITTSTKLFLNKSDIAKAESNDILFANLTHHKSIFIPKSISPILTLGTLIKSSNTDTDGQNIYYVCIQQKCDSVRILKNQDRKFLFIPLYISKDKFDVLTPDGIKLKVDKSSFSIRTIKFICSDTTGVIKARKARTGKFYFKQKYKSSEENFEWILDLKDMHSQRIITQYTSVLARVGLNESEWLRRWTGN is encoded by the coding sequence ATGAGTACATCTTTTACTACAAAGTCGAAAGAGATTGTTGATGCTTTCATTCGAAATATACTTTTTGTGGATGATCAAATCTATGGTGAAGGAGATAAAAATCACGAACTCGAAACAGAAAAATTAATAAAAGCCTTTTCAAAAGCTAAAAAACTTTGTTCTTTTAATAACCCATCTTCTGAGGAAGATTTTGATAATGTTATTGAAATGGCTAAAAAAACGGACATCTCGGTACTTGATTGGAAAATAAATATAGAGAGTTCTAAAACCCACACATTAGATGAAGAAGAAGATATTGATACAATAGATAGTAGAGGGACATTTACCTTGAAACTAATTGAAAAATTATTAGAAGAAAGAAAAAATGACTTAAAACTTGTATTTATTTATACTGCTGAAACTGATTTACAAAAGATTGTAGTAGTATTATTAACTAATTTAAAAAAATATGGTGTAGAACAGATATCGGAAAATATATTAGGCAATTCAAATTTTAGAGTAGTTGTAGGAGGAAAACCATCATTAAAATCGAGTTTTGCCCATACTCCAGAATTAAAGAAATGGATTATCGATTATGAAAATATGCCAGATACTTTACTAAGTCATTTCACAAAAATGACAACTGGATTGGTATCAAATTTTGCATTAATGTCGCTTTCTACACTACGTAATAATACAGGAAAATTACTCGGTCTTTTTTCTAATGAAATGGATAGCGCTTATTTGGGACATAAATCAATCATTCCAAAACAGGAAGACGCGGAGGAACTTTTAATAGAATTATTTGGTGACTGTATAGTCGACCTTTTATTTTACGAAAATATAAGTAAAAGTTTGCGCAATCAAATAAATGGATGGATCAACGCAATAATTATCGATGAAGTTCATGAAGTTAATTCCAAAAATTTTCAAAGGAATAAAAAATTACTCCGTAATTTATTGTTTTCCTCTGTTGAAGATGTTGAATCACGATTTTATAACACTATTACCGACTTAGGTTTATCACAAAAAGACAAACGTCAATTAATAACAACAAGCACCAAATTATTTCTGAATAAATCTGATATTGCCAAGGCAGAATCAAATGATATATTGTTTGCAAATTTAACTCATCATAAAAGTATATTTATACCTAAAAGCATATCTCCAATACTTACTTTAGGAACCTTGATTAAAAGTTCAAATACTGATACTGATGGTCAAAATATTTATTACGTTTGTATTCAGCAAAAATGTGATAGTGTGAGAATTTTAAAAAATCAAGACAGGAAATTTCTTTTTATACCTCTTTACATATCAAAAGATAAATTTGATGTCTTAACACCAGATGGCATTAAATTAAAAGTTGATAAATCTTCTTTTTCAATTAGAACTATTAAATTCATATGTTCTGATACAACAGGTGTTATAAAGGCAAGAAAAGCTCGAACAGGAAAGTTTTATTTTAAACAGAAGTATAAATCATCAGAAGAAAACTTCGAATGGATACTTGACTTAAAAGATATGCATTCTCAAAGAATCATTACACAATATACATCTGTTTTAGCAAGAGTTGGTTTAAATGAGTCAGAATGGCTACGAAGGTGGACTGGAAACTAA